A stretch of the Corylus avellana chromosome ca6, CavTom2PMs-1.0 genome encodes the following:
- the LOC132185694 gene encoding uncharacterized protein LOC132185694: protein MALFNQFRCLPPALAPTPAPAPAWTDTRNITGGNTQSGNATGGNATNTNFTAVDFSKTNLTGANTQGSNVGIGKFTSGKFTSCNFTNGNTTTRYTTAGNATTGDTIGATFTNGNFAGASLNGANTQGGNSTAGNVFHS from the exons ATGGCTTTATTTAATCAATTTC GATGTTTGCCACCAGCACTGGCACCAACACCAGCACCAGCACCGGCTTGGACTGACACCAGAAACATCACCGGCGGCAACACCCAAAGCGGCAATGCCACCGGTGGCAATGCCACCAACACCAACTTTACTGCCGTCGACTTCTCCAAAACCAACTTAACCGGCGCCAACACCCAAGGCAGCAACGTTGGCATCGGCAAGTTCACCAGCGGCAAGTTCACTAGCTGCAACTTCACCAACGGCAACACCACCACCCGCTACACTACTGCCGGCAACGCCACCACCGGCGACACCATCGGTGCCACCTTCACCAACGGCAACTTTGCCGGTGCCAGCTTAAACGGCGCCAACACCCAAGGCGGCAACTCCACTGCTGGCAACGTGTTCCATTCATAG
- the LOC132183585 gene encoding uncharacterized protein LOC132183585, giving the protein MALFNQFRCVPPAWARAPALAPAPACTDTRKVIGGNAIGATFTNSNFSNADLNGANTQGGNATGGDVPCSNFTGGNATGSNFTGANFAGAKLNGANTTGGNAIHSS; this is encoded by the exons ATGGCTTTATTTAATCAATTTC GATGTGTGCCACCGGCATGGGCACGGGCACCGGCACTAGCACCAGCACCGGCTTGCACAGACACCAGAAAAGTCATCGGCGGCAACGCCATCGGCGCCACCTTCACCAACAGCAACTTCTCCAACGCCGACTTAAACGGCGCCAACACCCAAGGCGGCAACGCCACTGGCGGCGACGTCCCCTGCAGCAACTTCACCGGCGGCAATGCCACTGGCAGCAACTTCACTGGCGCTAACTTCGCCGGCGCCAAATTAAACGGTGCCAACACCACCGGCGGCAACGCGATCCATTCGTCTTAA